In Candidatus Nitrospira nitrificans, the following are encoded in one genomic region:
- a CDS encoding UDP-N-acetylmuramoyl-tripeptide--D-alanyl-D-alanine ligase, protein MTLFTVEELREVIGPKVMAGDGAGWAKQRIRRISIDTRSLRPGDLFLALQGDRFDGHDFVATALSRGAVGAVVLDSYNMAGLSVKPGSKRTQPFVLGVSDPLQAYQQLAAYHRSRFHIPVVAVTGSNGKTTTKEMVAAVMAHRWKILKTEGNLNNRVGVPQTLLRLNDRHSGAVIEMGVDNLGQTARLCEMARPTIGIITNIGPDHLEFFGTMEVSAQAKAEMLDLLPPDGVAILNADDSYYDYLAARARCRVVSFGLSSKADVRAMDLKSDGRNGTIFRLLLPGTARRTMVHIRVQGDHNVTNALAAGAVGSILGLSGGVIAQGLSRFRPAAMRSQVRVSQGVKLIIDCYNANPASMTAAVRLLAQTGAKGKKIAVLGDMLELGPNAAQMHEEVGGFVARHGIDRLVACGPLGRNLAKGAKRAGLAPSQIFEVPDARAAAAAVKTIVKSGDAVLIKASRGMKLELVADALQGAKRATKKAS, encoded by the coding sequence ATGACGCTGTTTACCGTCGAAGAATTGCGGGAAGTGATCGGTCCTAAAGTCATGGCCGGCGACGGAGCGGGTTGGGCGAAGCAACGTATCCGGCGAATCAGCATCGATACTCGGTCTCTGCGGCCTGGCGATCTCTTTCTTGCGCTGCAGGGAGATCGATTCGACGGCCACGATTTTGTGGCGACGGCGCTGTCGCGCGGAGCGGTTGGAGCGGTCGTGCTCGATTCCTATAATATGGCAGGGCTTTCCGTGAAGCCTGGCTCGAAGCGGACGCAGCCGTTTGTCCTCGGCGTCAGCGATCCGCTCCAGGCGTATCAGCAACTGGCCGCCTATCACCGAAGCCGATTTCACATTCCTGTCGTTGCCGTCACGGGAAGCAACGGCAAGACGACGACGAAGGAAATGGTCGCCGCTGTCATGGCCCATCGATGGAAGATCCTCAAGACCGAAGGCAATTTGAATAACCGAGTGGGAGTTCCTCAGACTCTGCTTCGCCTCAATGATCGACACAGCGGAGCGGTCATCGAGATGGGAGTCGATAATCTCGGCCAGACCGCCAGGCTGTGTGAAATGGCTCGACCTACGATCGGGATCATTACGAACATCGGCCCAGACCACTTGGAGTTTTTCGGGACGATGGAGGTATCGGCTCAGGCGAAGGCGGAGATGCTCGATTTGCTTCCTCCTGATGGAGTGGCAATCCTGAACGCAGATGATTCGTATTACGACTACCTGGCCGCGCGAGCTCGGTGCCGGGTGGTGTCGTTTGGCCTTTCATCAAAGGCCGATGTCCGCGCCATGGATCTGAAATCCGATGGGCGCAATGGGACGATCTTTCGTCTTCTGCTCCCAGGAACGGCACGCCGTACCATGGTTCATATTCGAGTCCAGGGCGACCACAATGTTACCAACGCATTAGCGGCAGGAGCGGTCGGTTCGATTCTGGGTTTGTCCGGAGGGGTGATCGCTCAGGGACTGTCCCGTTTTCGGCCTGCCGCCATGAGGTCGCAAGTACGAGTGAGTCAGGGCGTGAAATTGATCATTGACTGCTACAATGCCAATCCGGCCTCCATGACCGCAGCGGTTCGGCTGCTCGCGCAAACGGGGGCGAAGGGAAAGAAAATTGCCGTGCTTGGCGACATGCTGGAACTGGGCCCGAATGCCGCTCAGATGCACGAGGAAGTCGGCGGGTTCGTGGCTCGCCACGGGATTGATCGGCTCGTGGCCTGTGGGCCATTAGGGCGAAACCTTGCCAAAGGGGCGAAGCGGGCAGGGTTGGCTCCATCCCAGATCTTCGAAGTGCCGGATGCGCGCGCGGCAGCCGCCGCCGTGAAAACGATCGTCAAATCCGGCGATGCCGTGCTGATCAAAGCGTCCCGCGGCATGAAATTAGAACTTGTCGCTGATGCACTCCAAGGAGCGAAACGCGCGACGAAGAAGGCTTCGTAA
- a CDS encoding type II toxin-antitoxin system PemK/MazF family toxin — MALEHARPARGEVYLIDLDPTRGSEIRKTRPCLVVSPDELNQYLRTVIIAPMTTGGQTYPWRVRCRFRDRSGFVAIDQLRTVDSERLVKRLGRVTPGTLAAVLAVLQEMFTP; from the coding sequence GTGGCGCTAGAGCACGCGCGCCCGGCACGCGGTGAAGTCTATCTGATTGACCTTGATCCAACCCGAGGCAGTGAAATCAGAAAAACGAGACCTTGCCTGGTCGTCTCTCCAGATGAATTGAATCAATATTTACGGACTGTGATCATCGCGCCAATGACTACCGGCGGGCAAACCTACCCTTGGCGAGTGAGATGCCGTTTCCGCGACCGTTCCGGATTCGTGGCCATAGACCAGTTACGCACCGTTGATAGCGAACGCCTCGTCAAGCGGCTTGGCCGCGTCACGCCCGGAACCCTTGCTGCCGTCCTCGCGGTTCTACAGGAAATGTTCACACCATAA
- the rsmH gene encoding 16S rRNA (cytosine(1402)-N(4))-methyltransferase RsmH, whose product MVDENLHISVLGREVCSWLISERPTTIVDCTVGYGGHAEILLTSSPVGTRVIGLDRDSQAIEFSQRRLSRFGDRIVLRQGNYRDLKSHLAEAGIAKVDGVLFDFGVSSPQLDDPSRGFSFQREGPLDMRMDQTVGKTAADLVNRSPEDELADIIFQYGEERYARRIARAIVQERQRHPVETTGVLASVITRSVPASYRHGRIHCATRTFQALRIVVNQELDFLESSLRDATEVLAVGGKVCAIAFHSLEDRIVKHTFRSLAQGPEATLSILTKKPVLPSRAECGANPRSRSAKLRVAERQPRMGPL is encoded by the coding sequence ATTGTGGACGAAAATTTGCACATCTCAGTACTTGGTCGAGAAGTGTGTTCTTGGCTTATTTCTGAGCGACCCACCACTATTGTGGATTGTACGGTGGGATATGGTGGGCATGCTGAAATACTCTTAACATCTAGTCCTGTTGGAACAAGGGTTATTGGGCTAGATCGAGATTCTCAAGCTATTGAGTTCAGTCAGCGGCGTTTGAGTCGATTTGGAGACCGCATTGTGTTGCGACAAGGAAATTATCGCGATCTGAAGTCGCACCTTGCTGAAGCGGGTATCGCGAAGGTCGATGGGGTCCTTTTCGATTTCGGGGTTTCATCTCCACAGTTGGATGATCCCTCGCGAGGGTTTAGCTTTCAGCGAGAGGGTCCGCTGGATATGCGTATGGATCAAACGGTTGGGAAGACTGCCGCCGATCTGGTGAACCGTAGTCCCGAAGATGAGCTTGCGGACATCATCTTTCAGTATGGAGAAGAGCGGTATGCCAGGCGAATTGCTCGGGCCATTGTGCAGGAAAGGCAACGACATCCGGTTGAGACCACGGGAGTACTTGCCTCTGTCATCACTCGGTCTGTGCCGGCCTCGTATCGCCATGGACGGATTCATTGTGCCACGCGAACCTTTCAGGCGCTCCGCATTGTGGTGAATCAGGAGTTGGACTTCTTGGAGTCCTCGCTGCGAGATGCAACCGAAGTGTTGGCTGTAGGGGGGAAGGTCTGCGCGATCGCCTTCCACTCTCTCGAAGATCGCATCGTTAAGCATACATTCCGGTCCCTCGCACAAGGTCCGGAAGCCACCTTGTCAATACTTACCAAGAAGCCGGTCCTCCCTTCTAGAGCTGAGTGTGGAGCAAATCCCCGATCGAGAAGCGCGAAATTACGAGTCGCTGAACGTCAACCGAGGATGGGACCTTTATGA
- a CDS encoding YajQ family cyclic di-GMP-binding protein, which produces MADQFSFDVVSEVNMQELKNALDQATKEIKQRFDFKDTKTEITLKEKEKELVVVSDDEYKLNAVQEIIKGKCVKRGVSLKAFDYGAVEPSLSGTVRQTAKIQSGLASEKAKEITKAVKDAKLKVQAQIQGEQVRVLGKSKDELQSAIAFLKGKDFGIDLQFTNYR; this is translated from the coding sequence GTGGCTGATCAGTTTTCATTTGATGTGGTGTCGGAAGTGAATATGCAGGAGCTCAAGAACGCGCTGGATCAGGCGACGAAGGAGATCAAGCAGCGGTTCGACTTCAAGGACACGAAGACGGAGATCACTCTGAAAGAGAAAGAAAAGGAGCTGGTCGTGGTCTCCGACGACGAATACAAGTTGAACGCGGTGCAGGAGATCATCAAAGGGAAATGCGTGAAGCGCGGAGTATCGCTGAAGGCTTTCGACTACGGCGCCGTGGAGCCGTCGTTAAGCGGAACGGTTCGGCAGACGGCGAAGATTCAGAGCGGCCTCGCTTCGGAGAAGGCCAAAGAGATCACGAAGGCGGTCAAGGATGCCAAATTGAAGGTCCAAGCGCAGATTCAGGGCGAGCAAGTGCGGGTATTGGGCAAGAGCAAGGATGAATTGCAGTCCGCGATCGCGTTCTTGAAGGGGAAGGATTTCGGGATCGACCTACAGTTCACGAACTATAGATAA
- a CDS encoding WD40/YVTN/BNR-like repeat-containing protein, whose amino-acid sequence MKILLSLLFLAIILAGCNRSDPIVLIQLHPKNPDIIYIATNDYIYKTRDAGQTWTNLSQGMSYSRVIAMAIDPVYPATVYAGTKGDAVYKSHDGGQRWTSMRSGLDDATITSVVNQFLFDPADAQHIFLATTMGVFETKNGGEQWTKKMEGMKEVLMVVTLGMDPTRPSILYAGTSGGVYKSIDQAGHWIKVNNGLVPPDMVKTSRALNVTSILVDPYEPDTIYAATLAGIYKTTDGATSWNRIGASLPDQMIIAMVLDRTRRGVLYITGRDGIHRSDDGGATWVMMNRGLSTTNIRAIAQSQTDPPVLYAGTNGSGLYRSKDAGETWEPMPTVGGKP is encoded by the coding sequence ATGAAGATTCTGCTCTCTCTTCTCTTTCTCGCGATCATTCTTGCCGGCTGCAATCGCAGCGACCCGATCGTTCTCATCCAGCTCCATCCGAAGAATCCCGATATCATCTACATCGCGACGAACGATTATATCTATAAGACCCGTGATGCTGGCCAGACATGGACGAACCTTTCTCAAGGAATGAGCTATTCCCGTGTGATCGCCATGGCCATCGATCCTGTTTATCCTGCGACGGTTTATGCAGGGACGAAGGGCGATGCCGTCTACAAGAGCCATGATGGGGGGCAGCGCTGGACCTCAATGCGATCGGGTCTTGATGATGCGACTATTACGTCTGTGGTGAATCAGTTCCTCTTCGATCCGGCCGACGCCCAGCACATCTTTCTCGCCACAACGATGGGTGTGTTTGAAACCAAGAACGGCGGCGAGCAATGGACGAAGAAAATGGAGGGTATGAAAGAAGTGTTGATGGTCGTGACGTTAGGCATGGATCCGACCAGACCGTCCATTCTCTATGCAGGAACCAGCGGCGGCGTCTATAAGTCGATTGATCAGGCCGGCCATTGGATAAAAGTGAACAACGGGCTGGTGCCGCCGGACATGGTGAAGACGTCCCGGGCGTTGAATGTCACCTCAATACTGGTCGATCCATACGAGCCCGATACCATCTATGCCGCTACACTGGCAGGAATATACAAAACGACCGATGGAGCCACGTCCTGGAATCGAATCGGAGCGTCGCTTCCTGATCAAATGATTATTGCCATGGTGCTCGACCGAACGCGACGGGGCGTGCTCTACATCACGGGACGGGATGGCATACATCGGAGTGATGACGGTGGGGCCACGTGGGTGATGATGAACAGAGGGTTGTCGACTACCAACATTAGAGCCATTGCACAGAGTCAGACGGATCCGCCGGTGCTCTATGCCGGGACCAATGGGAGTGGGCTCTATCGCAGCAAGGATGCGGGGGAGACCTGGGAGCCGATGCCGACAGTGGGAGGGAAGCCCTGA
- a CDS encoding peptidoglycan D,D-transpeptidase FtsI family protein, which produces MAGSLSRGRRYVLLLLLLCGFGVVLFRLVTLQVLQAAELSLKADRQHQKRVSLEGARGSIVDRHGKILAMNVEVPSVFGVPNALENRVQTARQLSPILHVRTDELERKLRQDRSFVWLARKVDPEQGRRLDHLSLDGIGVVMEGRRFYPKGPLLAHVLGFSGMDGEGLEGVEHRYESYLRGEKRMMVLQRDGKGRTVFPKGMTEQSPTPGHSLTLTIDEVIQYIVERELEDAVGRARAKSGTMIVLDPKTGSVLAMAVSPRFDPNAVSALTPDRWRNRALTDAYEPGSTMKAMMAAAAIEERVIKPNSMVFGEHGRMTVANTVIHDHERLGWVSFAQVIQKSSNIGAAKTGMALGEQRLYRYLQAFGFGQRTEIDLPGEGAGLFRTPKDWGRRSVASISMGQEIGVTPLQMVSAVAAIANDGVLMKPYVVSEIRDADGHILRQVPPQIKRRVISPETARSVTKILEGVITDGTGTKAAIPGFRVAGKTGTAQKIDPRTGAYSATRVVASFAGYVPADMPQLAMLVVIDEPQGDTSGGSVAAPVFSRVGEQVLSYLGVPSNAPVTLAMASRKS; this is translated from the coding sequence GTGGCCGGCTCCCTCTCTCGCGGTCGTCGGTATGTCCTGCTGCTGCTGCTGCTGTGTGGGTTTGGAGTAGTTCTGTTCCGGCTGGTCACGTTGCAAGTGTTGCAAGCAGCTGAACTCTCGCTTAAAGCGGATCGACAACATCAAAAGAGGGTATCGCTGGAAGGGGCGCGCGGCTCGATTGTCGACCGACATGGCAAGATTCTGGCTATGAATGTGGAAGTGCCGTCTGTATTCGGAGTGCCGAACGCATTAGAAAACCGTGTCCAGACCGCTCGGCAGTTGTCGCCGATTTTGCATGTAAGGACCGATGAGCTGGAACGAAAGCTTCGACAGGACCGGAGTTTCGTGTGGTTGGCTCGCAAGGTGGATCCAGAGCAGGGGCGTCGACTTGATCATTTGTCGCTTGATGGAATCGGAGTTGTGATGGAAGGGCGGCGGTTCTATCCCAAAGGACCGCTCTTGGCTCATGTCTTGGGTTTTTCGGGAATGGACGGTGAGGGTTTGGAAGGTGTAGAGCACCGCTATGAATCGTACTTGCGCGGTGAGAAGCGAATGATGGTGTTGCAGCGTGATGGCAAGGGGCGCACGGTGTTTCCCAAGGGAATGACGGAACAGAGTCCGACGCCAGGCCATAGCTTGACGCTTACGATCGATGAAGTGATTCAATATATCGTCGAGAGAGAGCTGGAGGATGCGGTCGGCCGCGCCCGGGCAAAGTCGGGAACAATGATTGTGCTTGATCCAAAGACCGGATCGGTGTTGGCTATGGCGGTTAGTCCACGGTTTGATCCCAATGCCGTGTCGGCCCTCACCCCTGATCGCTGGCGAAACAGGGCGCTGACGGATGCGTATGAGCCAGGGTCCACCATGAAGGCAATGATGGCTGCGGCCGCCATTGAGGAACGAGTGATAAAGCCGAATTCGATGGTGTTCGGGGAGCATGGTCGGATGACGGTCGCAAACACCGTGATTCATGATCATGAACGACTGGGATGGGTCTCCTTTGCTCAGGTGATTCAGAAGTCCAGCAACATCGGAGCGGCAAAGACCGGTATGGCACTGGGGGAGCAGCGGCTCTATCGGTATCTCCAGGCGTTTGGTTTCGGCCAGCGAACGGAGATCGACCTGCCTGGTGAGGGAGCCGGACTATTTAGAACCCCAAAAGACTGGGGGCGTCGTTCGGTTGCGTCTATTTCCATGGGACAAGAGATCGGCGTCACACCGCTTCAAATGGTATCTGCGGTTGCGGCCATCGCGAATGACGGTGTGTTGATGAAGCCCTACGTGGTGTCAGAAATTCGAGATGCTGACGGCCACATCCTTAGACAGGTTCCTCCTCAGATCAAGCGGCGGGTTATTTCCCCGGAAACGGCCCGTAGTGTGACGAAGATTCTTGAAGGCGTCATCACGGACGGTACCGGGACGAAGGCGGCTATCCCCGGGTTTCGGGTGGCTGGGAAAACCGGTACAGCTCAAAAGATCGACCCTCGAACCGGTGCCTATTCAGCCACTCGAGTTGTTGCGTCCTTCGCCGGATACGTTCCGGCGGACATGCCTCAGCTTGCCATGCTTGTGGTGATTGATGAGCCACAGGGCGATACCTCGGGAGGCTCGGTCGCTGCCCCCGTCTTCAGCCGTGTCGGGGAGCAGGTGCTCAGTTACTTGGGCGTGCCATCGAATGCACCTGTCACCTTGGCGATGGCCTCGCGGAAATCATAA
- a CDS encoding UDP-N-acetylmuramoyl-L-alanyl-D-glutamate--2,6-diaminopimelate ligase, with protein MTLAALLQSLEGQVRILDRRGNLDVFVHAITDDSRAVSPHSLFVAVKGERVDGHEFISEAMNGGMVALVSQQPLDEVALPFVRVDDSRKALGLLGSCFYEEPSSHMRMIGVTGTNGKTTTTYICKALLEALGRPVGLIGTVAYQIGERSIPATHTTPGSLELQQLLAEMVAGGCTTAVMEVSSHALAQDRTSGCEYDVAVFSNLTQDHLDFHKTMEEYFQAKLRLFSGLKKGLKANKRAIVNIDDPYGHRIVEHCPAPVWTYALKAKADLRAEAVRLSLQGTTFTAATPVGSFPIKSHLVGEHNVYNLLAAIGVALHEGATPAQIREAVARVTNVPGRFERVIAGQPFTVAVDYAHTEDALIRLLTAAQALKTGRIITVFGCGGDRDRGKRPKMGEAAVRYSDVVILTSDNPRTEDPRSILEQVEVGVLEALRQRPHVRYRKVPDRREAIEEAVREARNTDTVLIAGKGHEDYQIIGTKKVHFDDREVARDAIERLGTRV; from the coding sequence ATGACTTTGGCAGCCTTGCTTCAGTCGCTGGAAGGACAGGTAAGGATTCTTGATCGCCGTGGGAATTTAGACGTGTTTGTCCATGCGATCACCGATGATTCTCGGGCTGTCTCGCCCCACAGCCTTTTTGTCGCCGTAAAAGGCGAGCGGGTCGATGGGCATGAATTTATTTCGGAAGCCATGAACGGCGGAATGGTCGCATTGGTGTCGCAGCAGCCGCTGGATGAGGTGGCTCTGCCGTTTGTCCGTGTAGATGACTCCAGGAAGGCACTCGGTCTGCTGGGGAGCTGCTTTTATGAAGAGCCGTCGTCGCATATGCGGATGATCGGCGTGACTGGAACCAACGGAAAAACCACCACGACCTATATCTGCAAAGCCTTGCTGGAAGCCCTGGGCCGCCCGGTAGGGTTGATAGGGACTGTCGCCTATCAAATCGGTGAGCGCTCGATACCGGCGACGCACACGACACCTGGTTCTCTTGAACTCCAACAACTGCTTGCCGAGATGGTGGCCGGCGGGTGCACCACTGCCGTGATGGAAGTGTCTTCTCACGCCCTGGCACAGGACCGCACGAGTGGATGCGAATATGATGTAGCGGTCTTTTCGAATCTGACTCAGGACCATCTCGACTTTCATAAGACCATGGAAGAGTACTTTCAGGCAAAATTGAGGCTTTTTTCGGGATTGAAAAAAGGACTCAAGGCGAATAAACGGGCGATCGTCAACATTGATGATCCCTATGGACATCGCATTGTCGAGCATTGTCCCGCTCCGGTGTGGACCTACGCCTTAAAGGCCAAGGCGGATCTACGCGCGGAAGCGGTGCGATTGTCTCTTCAAGGGACAACGTTTACCGCCGCAACGCCGGTCGGAAGTTTTCCCATCAAGAGTCACCTGGTGGGCGAGCACAATGTCTATAACTTACTTGCCGCCATCGGGGTCGCGCTTCACGAAGGAGCCACACCCGCGCAAATTCGCGAGGCTGTGGCAAGAGTCACTAACGTGCCAGGACGATTCGAGCGTGTGATCGCGGGCCAGCCGTTTACGGTAGCCGTCGATTATGCCCACACCGAAGACGCGCTGATCCGATTGCTGACGGCAGCCCAAGCGCTGAAAACCGGACGCATCATCACGGTCTTCGGGTGCGGTGGAGACCGCGACCGAGGAAAGAGGCCGAAGATGGGAGAAGCGGCCGTGCGTTACAGCGACGTCGTGATATTGACCTCGGACAATCCCAGAACCGAGGACCCCCGTTCAATCCTGGAACAAGTAGAAGTCGGGGTGCTCGAAGCGCTGCGCCAACGGCCACACGTCCGGTACCGAAAAGTGCCTGATCGGCGAGAAGCCATCGAGGAAGCGGTGCGGGAGGCCCGGAATACCGATACGGTGTTGATTGCCGGGAAAGGGCACGAAGACTACCAGATCATCGGCACGAAGAAAGTTCATTTCGACGACCGCGAGGTGGCGCGCGACGCCATCGAACGACTCGGCACCCGCGTGTAG
- a CDS encoding AbrB/MazE/SpoVT family DNA-binding domain-containing protein encodes MKAHIVRIGNSKGIRLPKTLLQEAQLEDEVELQAEPGRILISKSAQPRAGWTDAARRMRAQGEDGLLDPPTATRFDKEDWKWR; translated from the coding sequence ATGAAAGCACACATCGTCCGGATCGGCAACTCAAAGGGAATCAGGCTCCCCAAGACCTTGCTTCAGGAAGCCCAGCTTGAGGATGAAGTCGAGCTCCAAGCAGAACCAGGCCGCATTCTGATCTCCAAATCGGCACAACCACGCGCAGGCTGGACTGATGCCGCTCGACGCATGCGAGCGCAAGGAGAAGACGGCCTTCTCGACCCGCCGACTGCCACGCGATTCGATAAGGAAGACTGGAAGTGGCGCTAG
- a CDS encoding cell division protein FtsL: MKLFTVFLGLCLVFVFVWERVDMVRIGYQIERLKRDKTALERQRDELRVKFSTLSASDRIAKLATQKLGMSLPQQGQIIVVQSRPSGVRPSDIALVELKVARNDLPTGRF; this comes from the coding sequence ATGAAGCTCTTCACCGTTTTCTTAGGACTCTGTCTCGTGTTTGTATTTGTGTGGGAGCGCGTAGACATGGTTCGGATCGGCTATCAAATTGAACGGTTGAAGCGTGACAAGACAGCGCTGGAACGTCAACGGGATGAGCTCCGCGTGAAATTTTCCACATTGAGTGCCTCCGACCGCATCGCAAAATTGGCAACCCAGAAACTCGGCATGAGCTTGCCTCAACAAGGACAGATCATTGTGGTCCAGTCCAGACCAAGTGGTGTCCGTCCCTCCGATATTGCGCTGGTTGAGCTGAAAGTCGCTAGGAACGATCTTCCCACCGGGAGGTTCTAG
- a CDS encoding carbon starvation CstA family protein has product MPGVKPFLSLLWVLLSLLGALALAHVVGVVNPDEKVNGLWLVVAAACIYVLAYRFYGRWLAKQVVGLNNQHVTPAVRLNDGVNFHPTNKVVLFGHHFAAIAGAGPLLGPVLAAQFGFVPGFLWLVIGAVLAGAVQDFIILVASMRRNGRSLPEIAHDELGSVTGTATAVAVLFIVVVALAGLGFAVVNALYHNAWGTFTIAMTIPIGLLMGFYLQKFRPGAVAEVSILGVALLIVAVLFGRVVAQSSYAWLFEFDKPALVWLLAGYGFLASVLPGWMLLVPRGYLSTFMKLGVVFLLGLGVILMAPTVEMPRVTQFANGGGPIIPGTLFPFLFITIACGAISGFHSLVSSGTTPKMIEQESQAVVGYAAMLLESFVGVMALIAASVLIPGDYLAINTTLSADALAAMGFPPSRIAELSQMVEVDVAGRPGGAVSLAVGMASIFSALPGMTGLMAYWYQFALVFEALFILTTIDTGTRVGRYLVQEMAGRVYAPFRRMNWVPGVMSSSGLVVGAWAYLIGTGSISTIWPMFGAANQLLGTLALCIGTTVLIKMWKSPYLWVTALPMLFVGIITLTGSYEMFWMFLKKAGTLTAGQAFALYLDAVLVALVAVLGVIVLSDSMRQWYGYVVLKKPFTSSEVVVMAGGGSAGRMQAAIRQHDDEQRCFKLPHGTGCC; this is encoded by the coding sequence ATGCCTGGCGTGAAACCCTTTCTTTCTCTGCTCTGGGTCCTGCTCTCTCTTCTCGGTGCGCTTGCGCTTGCCCACGTGGTTGGCGTCGTCAATCCAGATGAGAAGGTAAACGGGCTCTGGTTGGTGGTGGCAGCGGCCTGCATTTATGTGCTGGCCTATCGGTTCTATGGTCGTTGGCTGGCCAAGCAGGTCGTCGGACTGAACAATCAGCATGTGACACCGGCAGTGCGGTTGAACGATGGGGTCAATTTTCATCCGACCAATAAAGTCGTGCTTTTCGGTCATCACTTTGCGGCGATTGCGGGAGCGGGACCCTTGCTTGGTCCGGTCTTGGCGGCGCAATTCGGATTTGTGCCGGGATTTCTGTGGTTGGTGATCGGAGCGGTGCTGGCTGGGGCGGTGCAGGATTTCATCATTCTCGTTGCCTCCATGCGGCGCAATGGGCGCTCGCTCCCTGAGATTGCGCATGATGAACTGGGCTCTGTCACCGGCACGGCGACGGCGGTCGCGGTGCTCTTTATTGTCGTGGTGGCGCTGGCGGGACTTGGGTTCGCCGTGGTGAATGCGCTCTACCACAATGCTTGGGGCACGTTCACGATCGCGATGACGATTCCGATCGGTCTCCTCATGGGCTTCTATCTTCAGAAGTTTCGTCCCGGCGCGGTGGCGGAGGTGTCGATCCTTGGCGTGGCGCTGTTGATTGTCGCGGTCCTGTTCGGCCGTGTGGTGGCGCAGTCGTCCTACGCGTGGCTTTTTGAATTCGATAAACCGGCGTTGGTTTGGCTTTTGGCCGGGTATGGCTTTCTTGCCTCGGTGTTGCCGGGCTGGATGTTGCTGGTCCCACGCGGCTATCTTTCAACATTTATGAAGCTTGGGGTCGTGTTTCTGCTTGGACTTGGCGTGATCCTCATGGCGCCGACGGTCGAGATGCCGCGCGTGACACAGTTTGCCAATGGCGGCGGGCCGATTATTCCCGGTACGCTTTTCCCCTTTCTCTTCATCACGATTGCCTGCGGGGCGATTTCTGGATTTCACTCACTGGTCTCGTCCGGTACGACGCCCAAGATGATCGAACAGGAATCACAGGCGGTAGTGGGGTACGCGGCGATGCTGCTGGAAAGCTTCGTCGGAGTCATGGCGTTGATCGCGGCCTCGGTGCTGATTCCTGGCGACTACCTGGCGATCAATACGACATTGAGCGCGGATGCATTGGCGGCCATGGGTTTTCCCCCGTCGCGAATTGCTGAACTGTCACAAATGGTCGAGGTGGATGTGGCGGGACGCCCAGGAGGGGCTGTGTCGCTGGCAGTCGGCATGGCGTCTATCTTTTCCGCACTGCCCGGTATGACGGGCCTGATGGCCTATTGGTACCAATTTGCACTGGTGTTTGAGGCCCTGTTCATTCTGACAACGATCGATACGGGCACCCGTGTGGGTCGTTATCTCGTCCAGGAAATGGCTGGGCGGGTCTATGCCCCCTTTCGCCGGATGAACTGGGTGCCGGGTGTGATGTCGAGCAGTGGCTTGGTGGTGGGAGCATGGGCCTACCTGATTGGGACGGGAAGTATTTCGACCATTTGGCCGATGTTTGGTGCCGCGAATCAGTTGTTGGGGACGCTGGCTCTTTGCATTGGGACGACCGTCTTGATCAAGATGTGGAAGTCGCCCTATCTGTGGGTGACGGCGCTGCCGATGCTCTTCGTGGGCATTATCACCCTGACCGGATCTTATGAAATGTTTTGGATGTTCTTGAAGAAAGCCGGAACATTGACGGCGGGACAGGCCTTTGCTCTCTATCTGGATGCGGTATTGGTGGCGCTGGTGGCGGTGCTGGGCGTGATCGTTTTGAGCGACAGCATGAGGCAGTGGTATGGTTACGTGGTTCTGAAGAAGCCGTTTACGTCGAGCGAAGTCGTCGTGATGGCGGGTGGAGGATCGGCGGGAAGGATGCAGGCGGCGATCCGTCAACACGATGACGAACAGAGGTGCTTCAAGCTGCCGCATGGAACGGGGTGTTGTTGA